The Pseudofrankia inefficax genome window below encodes:
- the proC gene encoding pyrroline-5-carboxylate reductase: MSVTIVGVGRLGEALLAGLLRSGVEPKEIVVAEKDPARVARICAQHGVTAATPDEAVAGADVVIVAVKPHDMAGLLADIGAALAPGAFVVSLAAGITLTFLQDALPAGTPVVRVMTNTPLLVGAAMSAICAGRHAGDDELARTEELLAAVGRVVRVPESQLDAVTALSGSGPAYFFYLVDAMIEAGVLLGLPRPLATELMVQTALGSAQMLRETSEHPALLREAVTSPAGTTAAALREFDRQAVRGAILDALVAARDRSVELGRPS, from the coding sequence ATGAGTGTGACGATCGTGGGCGTCGGCCGGCTGGGCGAGGCGTTGCTGGCCGGGCTGCTGCGCTCCGGCGTCGAGCCCAAGGAGATCGTGGTCGCGGAGAAGGACCCGGCGCGGGTGGCGCGGATCTGCGCCCAGCACGGGGTCACGGCGGCCACCCCGGACGAGGCGGTGGCCGGCGCCGACGTGGTGATCGTGGCCGTCAAGCCGCACGACATGGCCGGGCTGCTGGCCGACATCGGCGCGGCGCTGGCCCCGGGCGCCTTCGTGGTGTCGCTCGCGGCGGGGATCACGCTGACGTTCCTCCAGGACGCGCTGCCCGCCGGCACGCCGGTGGTACGGGTGATGACCAACACGCCGCTGCTGGTCGGCGCGGCGATGTCGGCGATCTGTGCCGGCCGGCACGCGGGGGACGACGAGCTGGCCCGCACCGAGGAGCTGCTCGCGGCCGTCGGCCGGGTCGTCCGGGTCCCGGAGTCGCAGCTCGACGCCGTCACGGCGTTGTCGGGCAGTGGCCCGGCGTACTTCTTCTACCTGGTCGACGCGATGATCGAGGCGGGGGTGCTGCTCGGCCTGCCCCGCCCGCTGGCCACCGAGCTGATGGTGCAGACGGCGCTCGGCTCGGCCCAGATGCTGCGCGAGACCAGCGAGCACCCGGCGCTGCTGCGGGAGGCCGTCACGTCACCGGCCGGGACGACCGCGGCCGCGCTGCGCGAGTTCGACCGCCAGGCGGTGCGGGGAGCGATCCTCGACGCGCTGGTGGCGGCCCGTGACCGTTCCGTCGAGCTCGGTCGCCCCAGCTGA
- a CDS encoding redox-sensing transcriptional repressor Rex: MSPSRRPSREKRPRPAVPEATVARLPLYLRVLTGLADDGVETVSSDTLAAAAGVTSAKVRKDLSHLGSYGTRGVGYDVDVLLDRISARLGLTEDRGVMLVGVGNLGHALARYGGFPARGFRIVALVDADPARAGELVGGVEIRPVVELERLIEDYQVTIGVICTPAAAAQQVCDRLVAAGVTSILNFAPVVLSVPDGVDVRKVDLAVELQILSFHEARKRPDRSAEPRIRPAAPGTLPLEGAVGALSPDGATGSRPELRTLATEGRTLGIAPAERGDAEPAPTTAAGTEAVMRLATGSEGS, translated from the coding sequence ATGAGCCCGTCCCGGCGCCCGTCGAGGGAGAAACGACCCCGCCCAGCGGTCCCCGAGGCGACAGTCGCCCGGCTGCCGCTCTATCTGCGGGTGCTCACGGGTCTGGCCGATGACGGCGTCGAGACCGTGTCGTCGGACACGCTGGCCGCCGCCGCCGGGGTCACTTCGGCGAAGGTTCGAAAGGACCTCTCGCACCTTGGTTCCTACGGCACCCGAGGCGTTGGCTACGACGTCGACGTGTTGCTGGACCGGATCTCGGCGCGTCTCGGGCTGACCGAGGACCGGGGCGTGATGCTCGTCGGAGTAGGTAATCTCGGGCACGCGCTCGCGCGCTATGGCGGTTTCCCGGCGCGTGGGTTCCGGATTGTCGCGCTCGTCGACGCCGATCCCGCTCGTGCCGGTGAGCTCGTCGGCGGGGTGGAGATCCGGCCGGTCGTCGAGCTGGAAAGACTGATCGAGGACTATCAGGTGACGATCGGTGTGATCTGTACCCCGGCCGCGGCGGCGCAGCAGGTCTGCGACCGACTGGTCGCCGCGGGGGTCACCAGCATCCTCAATTTCGCCCCGGTTGTGCTGTCCGTGCCTGACGGGGTCGATGTGCGTAAGGTCGATCTGGCGGTCGAGCTGCAGATCCTGTCGTTCCATGAGGCCCGCAAGCGCCCGGACCGGTCCGCCGAGCCGCGCATCCGGCCGGCTGCCCCGGGCACGCTCCCTCTTGAGGGGGCAGTCGGCGCGCTCTCCCCGGACGGGGCGACAGGCTCGCGGCCCGAGTTGCGCACCCTGGCGACGGAAGGGCGCACCCTGGGAATCGCCCCGGCGGAGCGCGGGGACGCGGAGCCGGCGCCTACAACGGCGGCCGGAACGGAGGCCGTGATGCGGCTGGCCACAGGAAGTGAGGGCTCGTGA
- a CDS encoding sugar phosphate isomerase/epimerase family protein, giving the protein MRVGVPAAKVALSTASTYPESTPAAFEMAARLGYDGVEIMVWTDPVSQDPRALKRLVDYHGIPVVAIHSPCLLLTQRVWGTDPWGKLVRARSAAETLDAKTVVVHPPFRWQRDYGRDFIAGIERMAQETDIRFAVENMFPLRARGREVSAYAPDWSPIEDGYRHVTLDLSHTSVSRSDALAMADVLGDRLAHVHLADGVGSAKDEHLVPGRGTQPCAQLLERLAARGFDGTVVVEINTRRAETRAQREADLAEALAFTRLNLAAPAAAASPGGLVLP; this is encoded by the coding sequence GTGCGGGTGGGTGTCCCGGCGGCCAAGGTCGCACTGTCGACGGCGTCGACCTACCCCGAGTCGACGCCGGCCGCCTTCGAGATGGCGGCCCGGCTGGGCTACGACGGCGTCGAGATCATGGTCTGGACGGACCCGGTCAGTCAGGACCCGCGGGCGCTGAAGCGGCTGGTGGACTACCACGGCATCCCGGTGGTCGCGATCCACTCACCCTGCCTGCTGCTCACCCAGCGTGTCTGGGGCACCGACCCCTGGGGCAAGCTGGTGCGGGCCCGCTCGGCGGCCGAGACGCTCGACGCGAAGACCGTCGTCGTGCACCCGCCGTTCCGCTGGCAGCGTGACTACGGGCGGGACTTCATCGCGGGCATCGAGCGGATGGCGCAGGAGACCGACATCCGCTTCGCCGTCGAGAACATGTTCCCGCTGCGAGCCCGTGGCCGGGAGGTGTCGGCCTACGCGCCGGACTGGTCGCCGATCGAGGACGGCTACCGGCACGTCACCCTCGACCTGTCGCACACCAGCGTCTCCCGCTCGGACGCGCTGGCGATGGCCGACGTGCTGGGTGACCGGCTGGCCCACGTGCACCTGGCCGACGGCGTGGGCTCGGCCAAGGACGAGCACCTGGTCCCCGGCCGCGGCACCCAGCCCTGCGCCCAGCTGCTCGAGCGGCTGGCCGCCCGGGGCTTCGACGGCACCGTCGTCGTCGAGATCAACACCCGTCGCGCCGAGACCCGCGCGCAGCGGGAGGCCGACCTCGCCGAGGCGCTCGCCTTCACGCGGCTCAACCTCGCCGCGCCCGCCGCGGCGGCCAGTCCCGGCGGCCTCGTGCTGCCCTGA
- a CDS encoding glutamyl-tRNA reductase, with protein MSLLAVGLNHRTAPNALLELAAVSGDDAPKVLGELVQADHVVEAVVLSTCNRTEIYAEVDTFHGGLADISDTLSRVCGVELSELSPHLYVHHEARAVGHLFSVVCGLDSMLVGESQILGQVRGAFRGAQEAGTAGGALAALFQTAMRVGKRAHSETSIDAAGASIVSVGLQIAAGSLDVQRPERLSTDVTGLDGATSEAELTDSASQPLVGCRVLIIGAGSVGGLTAATVRRAGAVDLVVANRTPARAAAIAENHGARVVGLADLPHEVGQADLVVSSTGATGLVVTYEMVEAASVGRSGRPLVFLDLALPHDIDPAVRALPGVTLVDLESLRVALDGAQVSHDLEAVRALVASEVAGFLNKRGAVRVAPTVVALRAQAAAIVQDELDRLRGRLPDLDAREWEMVTGTVRRVVDKLLHAPTVRVQQLAGGPGGDSYAEALRELFDLPREVPAVVSAPDLLEQP; from the coding sequence GTGAGCCTCCTCGCCGTCGGGCTGAACCACCGGACCGCGCCCAACGCCTTACTGGAGCTCGCCGCGGTCTCGGGCGACGACGCCCCGAAGGTCCTCGGCGAACTGGTCCAGGCCGACCACGTGGTCGAGGCCGTAGTGCTGTCCACCTGCAACCGCACCGAGATCTACGCCGAGGTCGACACGTTCCACGGTGGCCTCGCCGACATCTCCGACACGCTGTCCCGCGTCTGCGGGGTCGAGCTGTCCGAGCTGTCGCCGCACCTGTACGTCCATCACGAGGCGCGCGCGGTAGGGCACCTGTTCTCGGTGGTCTGCGGCCTGGACTCGATGCTCGTCGGCGAGAGCCAGATCCTCGGCCAGGTCCGCGGCGCCTTCCGCGGCGCCCAGGAGGCCGGCACGGCCGGCGGTGCTCTCGCCGCCCTGTTCCAGACGGCGATGCGGGTCGGGAAGCGCGCTCACAGCGAGACCTCCATCGACGCCGCCGGAGCGTCGATCGTCTCGGTCGGCCTGCAGATCGCCGCCGGCAGCCTCGACGTCCAACGCCCGGAGCGGCTGTCCACGGACGTGACCGGGCTCGACGGCGCCACGTCGGAAGCCGAGCTCACCGACTCGGCCAGCCAACCCCTCGTGGGCTGCCGGGTACTCATCATCGGCGCCGGCTCGGTCGGTGGCCTGACGGCGGCGACCGTCCGGCGGGCGGGTGCCGTCGACCTGGTGGTCGCGAACCGCACTCCGGCCCGGGCCGCGGCGATCGCCGAGAACCATGGTGCCCGCGTCGTGGGCCTGGCCGACCTGCCGCACGAGGTCGGCCAGGCCGACCTGGTGGTCTCCTCGACCGGGGCCACCGGCCTGGTGGTGACCTACGAGATGGTCGAGGCGGCCTCGGTGGGCCGGTCCGGCCGGCCACTGGTCTTCCTCGACCTCGCCCTGCCGCACGACATCGACCCGGCGGTGCGCGCGCTGCCCGGAGTGACCCTCGTGGACCTGGAGTCGCTGCGGGTCGCGCTCGACGGCGCGCAGGTCTCGCACGACCTGGAGGCGGTGCGCGCGCTGGTGGCCTCCGAGGTCGCCGGATTCCTCAACAAGCGCGGGGCCGTCCGAGTCGCGCCGACGGTTGTCGCGCTGCGGGCCCAGGCCGCGGCGATCGTGCAGGACGAGCTGGACCGGCTGCGTGGCCGGCTGCCCGACCTGGACGCCCGGGAGTGGGAGATGGTCACCGGGACCGTCCGGCGCGTCGTCGACAAGCTGCTGCACGCGCCGACGGTGCGGGTCCAGCAACTCGCCGGCGGGCCTGGTGGCGACTCCTACGCCGAGGCGCTGCGTGAACTCTTCGACCTACCCAGGGAGGTGCCGGCCGTCGTGTCGGCCCCCGACCTGCTGGAGCAGCCGTGA
- a CDS encoding class I SAM-dependent methyltransferase, which translates to MGSRSLFDPLVDAYDAARPSYPDALFDDLERLTGRPIAGADVVEVGAGTGIATRELLGRGARVVPFDIGAGMLGRLRARTPGIPAALGDGEALPLRAGVADLICYAQAWHWMRVPVAAAEATRVLRPGGALAVWWNDVDAEDERWWQRQQDRLEAMSPGYTRGYRTRPYADELRWTGQFAEVVTLAGRWVRRLDVDTYLTWLRSKSYVAAIGDQEQDFLDAERRSMLRAFPDGVIEEPFRTLLVVARRP; encoded by the coding sequence ATGGGTTCACGTTCGCTGTTCGACCCGCTGGTCGACGCCTATGACGCGGCACGGCCCAGCTACCCCGACGCGCTGTTCGACGATCTGGAACGGCTCACCGGTCGGCCGATCGCCGGCGCCGACGTCGTCGAGGTGGGCGCGGGCACCGGCATCGCGACCCGTGAGCTGCTCGGCCGTGGCGCTCGGGTCGTCCCGTTCGACATCGGCGCGGGAATGCTCGGCCGGCTGCGGGCCCGTACCCCGGGAATTCCGGCGGCGCTCGGTGACGGCGAGGCGTTGCCGCTGCGGGCCGGGGTCGCCGACCTGATCTGCTACGCGCAGGCGTGGCACTGGATGCGGGTGCCGGTCGCAGCGGCCGAGGCGACCCGGGTGCTGCGTCCCGGCGGCGCGCTCGCCGTCTGGTGGAACGACGTGGACGCCGAGGACGAACGCTGGTGGCAGCGCCAGCAGGACCGGCTGGAGGCGATGAGCCCGGGGTACACCCGCGGCTACCGGACCAGGCCCTATGCCGACGAGCTGCGCTGGACCGGGCAGTTCGCCGAGGTCGTCACCCTCGCCGGCCGCTGGGTCCGGCGCCTCGATGTCGACACCTACCTGACCTGGCTTCGGTCGAAGTCCTATGTGGCCGCGATCGGCGACCAGGAGCAGGACTTCCTCGACGCGGAGCGTCGCTCGATGCTGCGGGCCTTCCCCGACGGAGTCATCGAGGAGCCGTTCCGCACCCTCCTCGTAGTCGCCCGCAGGCCCTGA
- the hemC gene encoding hydroxymethylbilane synthase, translating into MTSSSSTSLYPLGPAGRRPAAAARQAPASAGEAGGLPSRLRLGTRRSALALAQSGMVADELRTRLGIEVDLVHVVTEGDRNRAEISQLGSTGVWVSALREALLSGEVDLAVHSLKDLPTAPPEGITLAAIPPREDVRDVLVSPTGRTLAQLGPGARIGTGAPRRAAQLRALGLGLDVVPIRGNVDTRIKKAIDGEVDAVVLARAGLARLDRLDAITELLEPEVMLPAPGQGALAIECVATTLAPLTLLTVGTPEDQGAVTGMSCPVAPGSGVEIPLERLLRFVLDDAPSSVAVRAERAFLAAIEAGCTAPVGALAQVLPARGQAPASEGEVRLRAVVASLDGTTVLRRELGGSTADPEALGRRLADDLLSAGAHTLMGIR; encoded by the coding sequence GTGACCTCCTCGTCCTCGACCTCGCTGTACCCGCTCGGCCCGGCCGGCCGCCGGCCCGCCGCCGCGGCCCGGCAGGCGCCGGCCTCGGCGGGTGAGGCCGGCGGGCTCCCGAGCCGGCTGCGGCTGGGCACCAGGCGCTCCGCGCTCGCGCTCGCGCAGTCCGGAATGGTGGCCGACGAGCTGCGTACCCGGCTCGGCATCGAGGTCGACCTGGTGCACGTCGTCACCGAGGGCGACCGCAACCGGGCCGAGATCAGCCAGCTCGGTAGCACCGGCGTGTGGGTCAGCGCCCTGCGTGAGGCGCTGCTGTCCGGCGAGGTCGACCTGGCCGTGCATTCGCTCAAGGACCTGCCGACGGCGCCCCCCGAGGGCATCACGCTCGCCGCGATCCCGCCGCGTGAGGACGTCCGCGACGTGCTCGTCTCGCCGACCGGCCGCACGCTCGCGCAGCTCGGTCCCGGCGCGCGGATCGGTACCGGCGCGCCTCGCCGGGCGGCCCAGCTGCGGGCGCTCGGACTCGGCCTGGACGTGGTGCCGATCCGCGGCAACGTGGACACCCGGATCAAGAAGGCGATCGACGGCGAGGTCGACGCCGTCGTGCTGGCCCGGGCCGGGCTCGCCCGCCTGGACCGGCTGGACGCGATCACGGAGCTGCTGGAGCCGGAAGTGATGCTTCCGGCGCCGGGCCAGGGCGCGCTCGCGATCGAGTGCGTGGCCACGACGCTCGCTCCGCTGACCCTGCTGACGGTCGGCACCCCGGAGGACCAGGGGGCGGTCACGGGGATGAGCTGCCCGGTCGCGCCCGGAAGCGGAGTTGAGATTCCGCTTGAGCGGCTGCTACGGTTTGTGCTCGACGATGCACCGTCGTCCGTGGCGGTCAGAGCGGAACGCGCCTTCCTGGCGGCGATCGAGGCGGGTTGCACCGCTCCGGTCGGCGCGCTGGCGCAGGTTCTTCCGGCTCGTGGGCAGGCGCCTGCCAGCGAGGGTGAGGTTCGCCTGCGCGCGGTGGTCGCGTCGCTGGACGGAACGACCGTCCTTCGGCGTGAGCTGGGAGGCTCGACCGCCGACCCCGAAGCGCTGGGCAGGCGCCTCGCGGACGACCTGCTGTCCGCAGGAGCACACACGCTGATGGGAATCCGCTGA
- a CDS encoding SAM hydrolase/SAM-dependent halogenase family protein, with protein MTSSEASTGIAAGAGDGARPAGWINFLSDYGLDDTCVGVVHGVIARHAPGARVVDVCHAVAPQDIEHGAGLLADSVCYLPVGVHLAVVERLDVAVGGAQARPEGRPEGRPAATATRGVAIRAADGSTFVAPDNGLTSLAWDILGGVTAAHEISNPALWLPLPSVVFRGRDVYAPVAARLAAGLALAEVGPRIDAESLVRLTRPGCVVDEDHLHAQVLAVDHFGNLSLNVTRQDLEAAGVLLGDDVEIRAAGRQHLLPFTHTYGDVPVGQAALCEDALRRVMLAVNCGRAGDLLRLRRGDAVVIGQPPREPGSATASGSAVGAGAAGRPASVVSLPALT; from the coding sequence ATGACGTCGAGCGAGGCGAGCACGGGCATCGCGGCCGGGGCGGGCGACGGCGCCCGCCCGGCGGGGTGGATCAACTTTCTTTCTGACTACGGGCTCGACGACACCTGCGTCGGCGTGGTCCACGGGGTCATCGCCCGGCACGCGCCGGGGGCCAGGGTCGTCGACGTCTGCCACGCGGTCGCCCCCCAGGACATCGAACATGGCGCCGGCCTCCTGGCCGACAGCGTCTGCTACCTGCCGGTCGGCGTGCACCTGGCCGTCGTCGAACGGCTCGACGTCGCCGTGGGCGGCGCCCAGGCGCGGCCCGAGGGGCGGCCCGAGGGGCGCCCCGCGGCCACGGCCACGCGTGGCGTCGCGATTCGCGCGGCCGACGGATCGACCTTCGTCGCCCCGGACAACGGCCTCACCTCGCTCGCCTGGGACATCCTCGGCGGGGTGACGGCGGCCCACGAGATCTCCAACCCGGCGCTGTGGCTACCGCTGCCGAGCGTGGTCTTCCGCGGCCGGGACGTCTACGCCCCGGTCGCCGCGCGGCTCGCCGCCGGGCTGGCGCTCGCCGAGGTCGGGCCGCGCATCGACGCCGAGTCGCTGGTCCGGCTCACCCGGCCGGGCTGCGTGGTCGACGAGGACCATCTGCACGCCCAGGTGCTGGCCGTCGACCATTTCGGCAACCTCTCACTCAACGTGACCAGACAGGATCTTGAGGCCGCCGGCGTACTGCTCGGTGACGACGTCGAGATCCGCGCCGCGGGGCGTCAGCACCTGCTCCCGTTCACCCACACCTACGGTGACGTGCCGGTCGGGCAGGCGGCGCTGTGCGAGGACGCGCTGCGCCGAGTGATGCTCGCCGTCAACTGCGGCCGCGCCGGCGACCTGCTGCGGCTGCGACGCGGCGACGCCGTCGTCATCGGCCAGCCGCCGCGTGAGCCGGGCTCCGCCACCGCCTCCGGGTCGGCGGTGGGGGCCGGGGCCGCGGGGCGGCCGGCGTCCGTCGTCAGCCTGCCCGCGCTCACCTGA
- a CDS encoding lysophospholipid acyltransferase family protein: protein MGDPAAKDDTATGAAAARRRAPRAKAGPPTAGATSGSARSGAGGSGRSKAARVVAEQADGAPEPPTDLRAPRPTRRDDERVSERPAGRATRTRTAAASTADPMATPLITPPSAGEEPIADPAGLERALAGMLAFLRRRITGDYEVDELGFDADLTEHVVAPLLRPVYRNYFRVETRGLENVPDTGGALVVANHSGTLPIDALMTAMALLDHHPAHRYLRMLAADLVFSLPFLAPMARKTGNTLACQADAERLLGKGELVGVWPEGFKGVGKPFSERYKLQRFGRGGFVSAALRTGVPIIPCTIVGAEEIYPMLGNAKTVARLLGLPYFPLTPTFPWLGLLGMVPLPSKWLIEFGEPVDTSSLTPAAAEDPMLVFELTDRIRESIQHTLYGLLMQRRSVFF from the coding sequence ATTGGTGACCCGGCGGCCAAGGACGACACCGCGACTGGCGCTGCCGCCGCGCGTCGCCGCGCGCCGCGGGCGAAAGCCGGCCCGCCGACGGCCGGCGCCACCAGCGGTTCCGCTCGGTCTGGCGCGGGAGGATCCGGGCGGTCCAAGGCCGCCCGGGTCGTCGCCGAACAGGCCGACGGCGCACCCGAACCACCGACCGACCTCCGGGCGCCGCGCCCGACACGGCGCGACGACGAGCGCGTGTCGGAACGACCCGCGGGCCGGGCCACCCGAACGCGTACGGCCGCCGCCTCGACGGCAGACCCGATGGCCACCCCGCTCATCACCCCGCCGAGCGCCGGGGAGGAGCCCATCGCCGATCCCGCAGGCCTCGAACGCGCGCTCGCCGGCATGCTCGCCTTCCTTCGGCGGCGGATCACCGGCGACTACGAGGTCGACGAGCTCGGCTTCGACGCCGACCTGACCGAGCACGTCGTCGCCCCGCTGCTGCGTCCGGTCTACCGGAACTACTTCCGGGTGGAGACCCGGGGTCTGGAGAACGTTCCCGACACGGGCGGCGCCCTGGTCGTCGCCAACCACTCCGGCACGCTGCCGATCGACGCGCTGATGACCGCCATGGCGCTGCTGGACCACCACCCGGCCCATCGCTACCTGCGGATGCTCGCCGCCGACCTGGTGTTCTCGCTGCCGTTCCTGGCGCCGATGGCCCGCAAGACCGGCAACACCCTGGCCTGCCAGGCCGACGCGGAGCGGTTGCTGGGCAAGGGCGAGCTGGTCGGGGTCTGGCCGGAGGGCTTCAAGGGGGTCGGCAAGCCGTTCTCGGAGCGGTACAAGCTGCAACGGTTCGGCCGCGGTGGCTTCGTCTCGGCGGCGCTGCGCACCGGGGTGCCGATCATCCCGTGCACGATCGTCGGCGCCGAGGAGATCTACCCGATGCTGGGCAACGCCAAGACGGTCGCCCGGCTGCTCGGCCTGCCGTACTTCCCGCTGACGCCGACGTTCCCCTGGCTCGGCCTGCTCGGCATGGTTCCGCTGCCGTCCAAGTGGCTCATCGAGTTCGGCGAGCCGGTGGACACCTCGTCCCTCACCCCGGCCGCCGCCGAGGACCCGATGCTCGTCTTCGAACTCACCGACCGCATCCGGGAGTCCATCCAGCACACCCTGTACGGCCTCCTCATGCAACGCCGCTCAGTCTTCTTCTAG
- a CDS encoding HAD family hydrolase, with protein MWLRPHKDDTTAADAAAADAAATAALKVAAEATPKPPPDPTAAAFFDVDNTMMAGASIFYFARGLAARDFFDSRDLLKFGWQHVSYRLRGMEDPNGMHNAKEAALAFVAGREVSEIVRYGEEIYDERMAEQIYSGTLALAQQHLDAGHRVWLVTATPVELASIIARRLGLTGALGTVSEVVDGRYTGHLVGDPLHGPGKAAAVRALADREHLDLTRCWAYSDSINDLPMLSMVGNPVAVNPDPDLKSAAKDRDWTIKDFRTARKAAKVGIPTAAGLGALAGGVAAGMALKRRYGEA; from the coding sequence ATGTGGTTGCGACCGCACAAGGATGACACGACCGCCGCGGACGCCGCGGCCGCCGACGCCGCGGCGACCGCCGCGCTGAAGGTGGCGGCCGAGGCCACGCCGAAGCCACCGCCGGACCCCACGGCGGCCGCGTTCTTCGACGTGGACAACACGATGATGGCCGGCGCGTCGATCTTCTATTTCGCCCGGGGGCTCGCGGCCCGCGACTTCTTCGACTCGCGCGACCTGCTGAAGTTCGGCTGGCAGCACGTCAGCTACCGGCTGCGCGGCATGGAGGACCCGAACGGCATGCACAACGCCAAGGAGGCGGCGCTCGCCTTCGTGGCCGGCCGGGAGGTCAGCGAGATCGTCCGCTACGGCGAGGAGATCTACGACGAGCGGATGGCCGAACAGATCTACTCGGGCACCCTCGCGCTCGCGCAGCAGCACCTCGACGCCGGCCACCGGGTCTGGCTGGTCACTGCCACACCGGTCGAGCTGGCCTCGATCATCGCCCGCAGGCTTGGCCTGACCGGCGCTCTCGGCACCGTCTCCGAGGTCGTCGACGGCCGGTACACCGGCCACCTGGTCGGAGACCCCCTGCACGGGCCCGGCAAGGCCGCGGCCGTCCGCGCGCTCGCCGACAGGGAGCACCTCGATCTGACCCGCTGCTGGGCATACTCGGACTCGATCAACGACCTGCCGATGCTGTCCATGGTCGGCAATCCCGTCGCGGTCAACCCCGACCCGGATCTGAAGTCCGCCGCCAAGGACCGCGACTGGACCATCAAGGACTTCCGCACCGCCCGCAAGGCGGCCAAGGTCGGCATCCCCACCGCGGCCGGGCTCGGCGCCCTCGCCGGCGGCGTCGCCGCCGGCATGGCCCTCAAGCGCCGCTACGGCGAGGCCTAG
- a CDS encoding 30S ribosomal protein bS22: MGSVIKKRRKRMAKKKHRKLLKRTRVQRRNKK, translated from the coding sequence GTGGGTTCTGTTATCAAGAAGCGTCGCAAGCGGATGGCGAAGAAGAAGCACCGCAAACTTCTCAAGCGAACCCGCGTCCAGCGCCGCAACAAGAAGTAG
- a CDS encoding glutaredoxin family protein, whose protein sequence is MSEARITLISRVGCHLCEDARAAVARVADETGVGWRELDVDADPARADEYGDRVPVVLVDGREHGYWRVEEARLRDALAGRRWSLR, encoded by the coding sequence GTGAGCGAGGCTCGGATCACTCTGATCAGCAGGGTCGGCTGTCATCTGTGTGAGGACGCCCGCGCGGCGGTCGCCCGGGTCGCGGACGAGACCGGCGTCGGCTGGCGAGAGCTGGATGTGGATGCCGACCCGGCGCGGGCGGACGAGTACGGCGACCGCGTGCCCGTCGTCCTGGTCGACGGTCGCGAACACGGCTACTGGCGGGTCGAGGAGGCACGCCTGCGCGACGCCCTCGCCGGTCGCCGCTGGTCGCTGCGCTGA
- a CDS encoding NAD-dependent epimerase/dehydratase family protein, with protein sequence MRPRRVLVTGVSRPLGADVARALAASPQIETVIGVDTVAPGDDLGRTRFVRADIRNPLIAKVIGTAGIDTVLHLNLIANPVVAGGRTAMKEINVIGTMQLLAACQKSETVSRLVVRSTTTIYGSSSRDPALFTEDMEPRQLPRGGYGKDAVEVEGYVRGFSRRRPDIAVTVLRFANILGPGVDSPLARYFEFPVVPTVLGFDPRIQLLHSSDALAVLLRAAGGGHAGTFNVAGDGILLLSQAVRRSGRPPIPIPFPAVSSLSRLASRLRVVDFPPEQVGFLAHGRAVDTTRLREVFGYTPRYTTAAAFDSFVRERGLRPTIDPEQVVQAEQALLGLMARRRLVGAP encoded by the coding sequence ATGAGACCACGCCGCGTGCTTGTCACCGGTGTGTCCCGTCCACTCGGCGCGGACGTCGCCCGAGCCCTCGCGGCCAGTCCACAGATCGAGACCGTGATCGGGGTCGACACGGTCGCACCGGGTGACGACCTCGGCCGGACGAGATTCGTGCGCGCCGACATCCGCAACCCGCTGATCGCCAAGGTGATCGGCACGGCCGGCATCGACACGGTCCTGCACCTGAACCTCATCGCCAACCCGGTCGTCGCCGGTGGCCGGACGGCGATGAAGGAAATCAACGTCATCGGCACGATGCAGCTGCTCGCCGCCTGCCAGAAGTCGGAGACGGTCAGCCGGCTCGTCGTCCGGTCCACGACGACGATCTACGGCTCGTCGTCGCGCGACCCGGCGCTGTTCACCGAGGACATGGAGCCGCGCCAGCTGCCGCGCGGTGGCTACGGCAAGGACGCCGTCGAGGTCGAAGGCTACGTAAGGGGTTTCAGCCGCCGCAGGCCGGATATCGCCGTGACCGTGTTGCGGTTCGCGAACATCCTCGGCCCCGGCGTCGACAGCCCGCTGGCGCGTTACTTCGAGTTCCCGGTCGTACCAACCGTGCTGGGTTTCGACCCGCGCATCCAGCTGCTCCACTCGTCTGACGCGCTCGCGGTGCTGCTACGGGCCGCCGGCGGTGGGCACGCCGGCACGTTCAACGTCGCCGGTGACGGCATCCTGCTGCTCTCGCAGGCGGTTCGCCGATCCGGCCGGCCACCGATCCCGATACCGTTCCCGGCGGTCAGCTCGCTGTCGAGGCTCGCCAGCCGGCTGCGAGTGGTGGACTTCCCGCCCGAGCAGGTCGGCTTCCTCGCCCACGGCCGCGCGGTCGACACGACCCGGCTGCGCGAGGTCTTCGGCTACACGCCGCGTTACACGACGGCGGCGGCGTTCGACAGCTTCGTGCGGGAACGCGGGCTGCGCCCGACGATCGACCCTGAGCAGGTCGTCCAGGCCGAGCAGGCCCTGCTCGGCCTGATGGCCCGCCGCCGGCTGGTGGGTGCGCCGTGA